In Prunus dulcis chromosome 1, ALMONDv2, whole genome shotgun sequence, the following are encoded in one genomic region:
- the LOC117616781 gene encoding 1,4-dihydroxy-2-naphthoyl-CoA synthase, peroxisomal isoform X1, whose amino-acid sequence MAESSEKNLMTTMTRRVASIANHLRPVHSPPNCISISLSNASMNDTYHRTHGEVSTHQIVWENVRDDSSEAFTDIVYEKAVGEAIAKITINRPERRNAFRPQTVKELIRAFNDARDDGSIGVIILTGKGTKAFCSGGDQALRGKDGYADYEDFGRLNVLDLQVQIRRLPKPVIAMVAGYAVGGGHILHMVCDLTIAADNAIFGQTGPKVGSFDAGYGSSIMSRLVGPKKAREMWFLTRFYTAVEVEKMGLVNTVVPLESLEQETVKWCREILRNSPTAIRVLKSALNAVDDGHAGLQQLAGDATLLFYGTEEGNEGKTAYMQRRRPDFSEFPRRP is encoded by the exons ATGGCTGAAAGTTCAGAGAAGAACCTCATGACCACCATGACTAGGAGAGTGGCCTCCATCGCTAACCATCTCAGACCTGTCCATTCACCTCCCAACTGCATCTCAATTTCTCTATCCAATGCTTCCATGAACGACACCTACCACCGGACTCACGGCGAAGTCTCCACCCACCAAATTGTTTGGGAAAATGTTCGTGACGATTCCTCCGAGGCCTTCACCGACATTGTCTACGAGAAGGCCGTCGGCGAAGCCATAGCAAAG atTACGATTAATAGGCCGGAGAGAAGAAATGCGTTCCGGCCTCAGACAGTTAAGGAGCTCATTCGCGCGTTTAACGATGCCAGGGACGATGGTTCCATAGGCGTCATCATTCTTACTGGGAAG GGAACCAAGGCATTCTGTAGTGGGGGTGATCAGGCTTTGAGAGGCAAAGATGGTTATGCGGATTATGAAGATTTTGGTCGTCTTAATGTTCTAGATTTGCAG GTCCAGATTCGTCGTCTTCCGAAACCAGTAATAGCCATG GTGGCAGGTTATGCTGTTGGGGGAGGGCATATATTGCACATGGTCTGTGATCTTACCATCGCAGCAGACAATGCTATTTTTGGCCAAACTGGTCCTAAG GTTGGAAGCTTCGACGCTGGTTATGGGAGTTCCATCATGTCCCGTTTG GTTGGGCCTAAAAAAGCACGGGAAATGTGGTTTCTGACAAGGTTTTACACAGCTGTTGAAGTTGAGAAAATGGGACTTGTTAACACTGTTGTACCG CTAGAGAGTTTGGAGCAAGAAACGGTTAAATGGTGTAGAGAAATCCTAAGAAACAGCCCGACTGCAATTCGAGTGCTGAAATCAGCTCTTAATGCAGTTGACGATGGTCATGCTGGACTGCAG CAACTTGCTGGAGATGCCACGCTCTTATTCTATGGCACTGAGGAAGGTAACGAGGGGAAGACAGCATATATGCAACGTAGACGTCCAGATTTCTCAGAGTTTCCCAGGAGACCTTAA
- the LOC117616781 gene encoding 1,4-dihydroxy-2-naphthoyl-CoA synthase, peroxisomal isoform X2, with the protein MAESSEKNLMTTMTRRVASIANHLRPVHSPPNCISISLSNASMNDTYHRTHGEVSTHQIVWENVRDDSSEAFTDIVYEKAVGEAIAKITINRPERRNAFRPQTVKELIRAFNDARDDGSIGVIILTGKAFCSGGDQALRGKDGYADYEDFGRLNVLDLQVQIRRLPKPVIAMVAGYAVGGGHILHMVCDLTIAADNAIFGQTGPKVGSFDAGYGSSIMSRLVGPKKAREMWFLTRFYTAVEVEKMGLVNTVVPLESLEQETVKWCREILRNSPTAIRVLKSALNAVDDGHAGLQQLAGDATLLFYGTEEGNEGKTAYMQRRRPDFSEFPRRP; encoded by the exons ATGGCTGAAAGTTCAGAGAAGAACCTCATGACCACCATGACTAGGAGAGTGGCCTCCATCGCTAACCATCTCAGACCTGTCCATTCACCTCCCAACTGCATCTCAATTTCTCTATCCAATGCTTCCATGAACGACACCTACCACCGGACTCACGGCGAAGTCTCCACCCACCAAATTGTTTGGGAAAATGTTCGTGACGATTCCTCCGAGGCCTTCACCGACATTGTCTACGAGAAGGCCGTCGGCGAAGCCATAGCAAAG atTACGATTAATAGGCCGGAGAGAAGAAATGCGTTCCGGCCTCAGACAGTTAAGGAGCTCATTCGCGCGTTTAACGATGCCAGGGACGATGGTTCCATAGGCGTCATCATTCTTACTGGGAAG GCATTCTGTAGTGGGGGTGATCAGGCTTTGAGAGGCAAAGATGGTTATGCGGATTATGAAGATTTTGGTCGTCTTAATGTTCTAGATTTGCAG GTCCAGATTCGTCGTCTTCCGAAACCAGTAATAGCCATG GTGGCAGGTTATGCTGTTGGGGGAGGGCATATATTGCACATGGTCTGTGATCTTACCATCGCAGCAGACAATGCTATTTTTGGCCAAACTGGTCCTAAG GTTGGAAGCTTCGACGCTGGTTATGGGAGTTCCATCATGTCCCGTTTG GTTGGGCCTAAAAAAGCACGGGAAATGTGGTTTCTGACAAGGTTTTACACAGCTGTTGAAGTTGAGAAAATGGGACTTGTTAACACTGTTGTACCG CTAGAGAGTTTGGAGCAAGAAACGGTTAAATGGTGTAGAGAAATCCTAAGAAACAGCCCGACTGCAATTCGAGTGCTGAAATCAGCTCTTAATGCAGTTGACGATGGTCATGCTGGACTGCAG CAACTTGCTGGAGATGCCACGCTCTTATTCTATGGCACTGAGGAAGGTAACGAGGGGAAGACAGCATATATGCAACGTAGACGTCCAGATTTCTCAGAGTTTCCCAGGAGACCTTAA